A genomic stretch from Flavobacterium humidisoli includes:
- a CDS encoding AAA family ATPase, translating to MEEEKNVFSVELLSALEIAKKIAKNNLNKYYSASHLLKAVLNRDLSLLKRLEAMGKDVYYLDEWAEVRIEEEPKTTNVLDAEPSDIIDEIIKEAESVRIALNEDEISLYAIIIAISSPGVGFTFDQMKSYPISRNELLDDQIVIPQNNNAIKQEVTKGFLGKYCIHKNLEKNKKRIPAIGREAELNTIKEILCRFSKPNVLLIGDRGIGKTILIDALVENVINNKIPDVLDKVQLFELDLSSLIAGASYKGEIEDRLKNCIQELKQFPKAILIIEEIHTLLDKNGGDSGVSNVLKGELAKGLNIIATSTIDEFSKRIEKEQGLSGMFEIVKLQESDDETLFRMIRESIKTYQEHHKIQIDDETISESIRLSKRYLKEKSLPESAINLIDHTMSVLKTSGETFLKEKAALISKLEMLKQNEAGLSEEQLMKESNWFLTDLANKTAFLMIADEENNSKTFESSEVIINYIENLLQIIEKRALDKRVHIEAFDLSLIIAQKTGIPAGKLNEEEKNKLNTIEEVLSKRVIGQDHCIATVAGSILESRSGLSKAGQPIASFFFLGPTGTGKTELAKSLAEFLFQDENAIIRFDMSEFKEEHSAALLYGAPPGYVGYEEGGLLVNKIRQKPYSIVLFDEIEKAHPSVFDVFLQVMDEGKLHDRLGKEGDFSNAIILFTSNIGADHIVETFNSGEIPSSTSLMEIMANYFRPEFLGRLTEIIPFAPLSKENALKIFEIHLKKEFTDLLKNINVEVEIPIETKTYLAENGFNAKYGARPIKSIIRSHLRRPLAKKLISGEIKDGDIVTAIIENNEVKWVKEEIVPVEN from the coding sequence ATGGAAGAAGAAAAAAACGTTTTCAGTGTAGAATTACTAAGCGCATTAGAAATTGCTAAAAAAATTGCTAAAAACAATTTAAATAAATATTACTCGGCATCGCATTTGTTAAAAGCTGTTTTAAACAGGGATTTATCTCTTTTAAAACGTCTTGAAGCTATGGGTAAAGATGTTTATTATCTTGATGAATGGGCAGAAGTACGAATTGAGGAAGAACCAAAAACCACCAATGTTCTTGACGCTGAACCAAGCGATATTATTGATGAGATCATAAAAGAAGCTGAATCGGTACGAATTGCATTAAACGAAGATGAAATTAGCCTGTATGCCATTATAATTGCTATTAGTTCTCCGGGAGTAGGTTTTACTTTTGATCAAATGAAATCTTACCCTATTTCTAGAAATGAATTACTCGATGATCAGATTGTTATCCCACAAAATAATAATGCGATCAAACAAGAAGTTACAAAAGGTTTTTTGGGCAAATACTGCATTCATAAAAATCTTGAAAAAAACAAAAAAAGAATACCTGCAATAGGCCGTGAAGCCGAATTAAATACTATCAAAGAAATTTTATGCCGTTTCTCTAAACCCAATGTATTGCTAATTGGTGACCGTGGCATTGGGAAAACCATTTTAATTGATGCTCTTGTCGAAAATGTCATTAATAATAAAATTCCAGATGTATTAGACAAAGTGCAGTTATTCGAACTCGATTTATCTTCTTTAATTGCTGGCGCTTCGTATAAAGGAGAAATTGAAGACCGCTTAAAAAACTGCATTCAGGAGTTAAAACAGTTTCCAAAAGCAATTTTAATTATAGAAGAAATACATACTCTTTTAGATAAAAATGGCGGAGATTCGGGAGTTTCAAATGTCTTAAAAGGGGAATTAGCAAAGGGATTAAATATTATTGCAACTTCAACTATTGACGAATTTTCTAAGAGAATTGAAAAAGAGCAAGGTCTTTCGGGCATGTTTGAAATTGTTAAACTGCAAGAATCTGATGATGAAACTTTGTTTCGAATGATTCGTGAATCAATAAAAACGTATCAGGAACATCACAAAATACAGATTGATGACGAAACGATTTCTGAATCTATTCGATTATCTAAAAGGTATTTAAAAGAAAAAAGTCTACCAGAATCAGCTATAAATCTGATAGATCATACGATGTCTGTCCTTAAAACTTCTGGTGAAACTTTTTTAAAAGAAAAAGCTGCGCTTATTAGCAAACTAGAAATGCTTAAACAAAATGAAGCAGGTTTATCTGAAGAGCAATTAATGAAAGAATCCAATTGGTTTTTAACTGATTTAGCAAACAAAACTGCTTTTTTAATGATTGCTGATGAGGAGAACAATTCAAAAACATTTGAGTCTTCTGAAGTTATCATCAATTATATTGAAAACCTCTTGCAAATAATCGAAAAGAGAGCTTTAGACAAACGTGTCCATATTGAGGCTTTTGATTTGTCTCTTATAATTGCTCAAAAAACGGGAATTCCGGCAGGAAAGTTAAACGAAGAAGAAAAAAATAAACTTAATACAATTGAAGAGGTTTTAAGCAAAAGAGTAATTGGTCAAGATCATTGCATTGCTACGGTTGCTGGTTCTATCTTAGAATCAAGATCAGGTTTAAGCAAAGCAGGTCAGCCAATTGCATCTTTTTTCTTCTTAGGTCCAACAGGAACTGGAAAAACAGAATTAGCCAAAAGTTTAGCTGAATTTCTTTTTCAAGATGAAAATGCAATTATCAGATTTGATATGTCTGAATTTAAAGAGGAACATTCTGCAGCTCTTCTATATGGTGCGCCTCCGGGATATGTGGGTTATGAAGAAGGAGGCTTGCTTGTTAACAAAATTAGACAGAAACCCTACTCTATTGTTTTATTTGATGAAATTGAAAAAGCGCATCCATCCGTTTTTGATGTCTTCCTGCAAGTTATGGACGAAGGCAAACTTCACGATCGTTTAGGAAAAGAAGGTGATTTTTCGAATGCTATTATACTTTTTACATCCAATATTGGAGCAGATCACATTGTAGAAACCTTTAACAGCGGTGAAATTCCGAGTTCGACTTCTTTAATGGAAATTATGGCAAATTATTTCAGACCTGAGTTTTTGGGAAGATTAACTGAAATTATTCCTTTTGCTCCACTTAGTAAAGAAAATGCCCTTAAAATATTTGAAATACATCTTAAAAAAGAATTTACTGACTTATTGAAAAACATCAATGTCGAAGTCGAAATTCCGATTGAGACTAAAACTTATCTCGCCGAAAACGGATTTAATGCTAAATATGGAGCAAGACCAATTAAAAGCATTATTAGAAGCCATTTGAGAAGACCTTTGGCAAAAAAGTTAATTTCTGGAGAAATTAAAGATGGCGATATCGTTACGGCAATTATTGAAAACAACGAAGTCAAATGGGTTAAAGAAGAAATTGTTCCCGTTGAGAATTAA
- a CDS encoding PKD domain-containing protein: MNQKNIDIRIVFFFTILLLVGIIAFIVQFFNHVDCEDAKFYIFSDHSQSEESIEFYDQTSNAKSWVWDFGDGSEKDVRKHTFHIYKKPGKYSVTLTINGGCTHTKELVIKDKFAADKIGTPKIIAPKTITVGQPAYFKSISEDAKTWEWAFGENKGIDETSSNPVYNFITPGEKTITLVINGDFSRVAKKIIYVHPRVIKKTNPLDVSSYEFEKKAEAFALPRGPVKKDPLEEMLQYVPVAPKTKTVKDSIATTKKAPKMSEDQFEILFKKVAEGSKVKDDFAEFICDDLDIPVVKNDKDLVTFAQLCASVKGKKIKIESIRLNKDKQTNCIKGLSISYKVKKYLIWSKD, translated from the coding sequence ATGAATCAAAAAAATATCGACATTAGGATTGTATTTTTTTTTACCATCCTGTTATTAGTTGGAATCATTGCCTTTATAGTTCAATTTTTTAATCATGTCGATTGTGAAGACGCAAAATTTTACATCTTTTCAGACCATTCGCAATCAGAAGAATCTATAGAATTTTATGATCAAACTTCTAATGCAAAATCATGGGTTTGGGACTTTGGAGACGGGTCAGAAAAAGATGTCAGAAAGCACACTTTCCATATTTATAAAAAGCCAGGAAAATACTCTGTTACATTAACAATAAACGGTGGTTGCACTCATACAAAAGAGCTGGTTATAAAAGACAAATTTGCGGCTGATAAAATAGGAACGCCAAAGATTATTGCTCCTAAAACTATCACCGTTGGACAGCCTGCATATTTCAAATCAATTTCTGAAGATGCTAAGACTTGGGAATGGGCATTTGGTGAAAATAAAGGCATAGACGAGACTTCTTCAAATCCAGTCTATAACTTCATTACTCCTGGCGAAAAAACAATTACGCTGGTTATAAATGGCGATTTCAGTCGTGTAGCAAAAAAGATAATTTATGTGCATCCAAGAGTTATAAAAAAGACCAATCCGCTGGACGTAAGCTCATATGAATTTGAGAAAAAAGCCGAAGCATTTGCTCTGCCTCGCGGGCCTGTTAAAAAAGATCCGCTGGAAGAAATGCTACAATACGTTCCAGTTGCGCCTAAAACTAAAACTGTAAAAGACAGCATCGCAACAACTAAAAAAGCACCTAAAATGTCTGAAGATCAATTTGAAATTTTATTTAAAAAGGTCGCAGAAGGCAGTAAAGTAAAAGATGATTTTGCAGAATTTATATGCGATGATCTTGATATTCCAGTTGTAAAAAATGATAAAGATCTAGTGACTTTTGCCCAGTTGTGCGCTTCTGTAAAAGGAAAGAAAATAAAAATTGAATCAATTCGCTTAAATAAAGACAAACAAACAAACTGCATAAAAGGGTTAAGCATCAGCTATAAAGTAAAAAAATACCTGATATGGTCTAAAGATTAA
- a CDS encoding C40 family peptidase: MSETGLKNKTVVNDNSENLSDEVLALKEKYSIILAVMPNKITNYKLYSYIDPWLNTPYKEKSFSKKGIDCSYFLQSLYSDVYKVTLPKDPAGMWKSKSIQIFTGRSFLAEGDLVFFRYDKDHPISDVGLYLHNDRILACTDKGLAIYNFNDEYFQIRYIGAGRINEDGKKK; this comes from the coding sequence ATGTCCGAAACAGGTTTAAAGAATAAAACAGTCGTTAATGATAATTCCGAGAATTTAAGTGATGAAGTACTGGCTCTCAAAGAGAAGTACTCCATAATTCTGGCTGTAATGCCCAATAAAATTACCAACTACAAATTATACTCCTACATAGATCCTTGGTTGAATACGCCGTATAAGGAAAAAAGCTTTTCTAAAAAAGGAATTGATTGCTCTTATTTCCTACAGTCTTTATACAGTGATGTTTATAAAGTTACTCTCCCTAAAGATCCTGCTGGAATGTGGAAATCGAAATCCATCCAGATTTTTACAGGGAGAAGTTTTCTTGCTGAAGGCGATCTGGTTTTCTTTAGATATGATAAAGATCATCCAATCTCCGATGTTGGCTTGTATCTGCATAATGACCGAATTCTGGCTTGTACAGACAAAGGTTTGGCAATATATAATTTCAATGATGAATACTTTCAGATACGATATATAGGCGCAGGACGAATCAACGAAGATGGAAAGAAAAAGTAA
- a CDS encoding type VI secretion system baseplate subunit TssG: protein MERKSKKSLEELAYEIESISYDIRAEVVANELLENKVVAQDEITISNHGQFSRAYRSDILGAGIQDDNYDKQEYLNIRLSRDSMYDALPEGFVHSLTENNADKSVKQMIKEHKHQKKQEAEARVFFTPFENEIFHYRTKIESVERNFLYQLNGSKPLEFFYDFWGLSHIYPEILVSKFIQLLPYAYKIVGDIDLACHCLSNIIEEKVSYTTTTSKEYSEEAEQIKLGENRLGVDFITGKNYMDYSMNLTLKIGPIVNKTYQHYLKNGDIKIFIDCFCEHFFPMEVEVKTVLLINEETEQFNFSKEPVLGYTTRI, encoded by the coding sequence ATGGAAAGAAAAAGTAAAAAAAGTCTAGAGGAGCTTGCATACGAAATAGAGAGTATTTCCTATGATATAAGGGCAGAAGTTGTTGCTAATGAACTTCTGGAAAATAAAGTTGTGGCACAAGACGAAATCACGATTTCGAACCATGGGCAGTTTTCGCGAGCGTACAGAAGCGATATTCTAGGAGCTGGAATTCAGGACGATAATTACGACAAACAAGAATATCTTAATATTAGACTGTCGCGAGATAGTATGTATGATGCATTACCTGAGGGTTTTGTTCATAGTTTGACTGAAAATAATGCTGATAAATCTGTTAAACAGATGATTAAGGAGCACAAACACCAGAAAAAGCAAGAAGCAGAAGCTCGTGTTTTTTTTACTCCTTTTGAAAATGAAATTTTTCATTATCGAACTAAAATTGAAAGTGTTGAAAGGAATTTTCTGTATCAGCTGAACGGAAGTAAACCATTGGAATTTTTCTATGATTTTTGGGGACTGTCTCACATTTATCCAGAAATTTTAGTTTCAAAGTTTATTCAGCTTTTACCCTATGCCTATAAAATAGTAGGAGATATTGACTTGGCTTGTCATTGTTTGTCCAATATTATTGAAGAAAAAGTAAGTTATACAACGACCACTTCAAAAGAGTACAGTGAAGAGGCAGAACAGATTAAGTTAGGAGAAAATAGATTAGGAGTTGATTTTATTACCGGAAAAAATTATATGGATTATTCGATGAATTTAACTCTAAAAATAGGGCCGATAGTAAATAAGACGTATCAGCATTATCTTAAAAACGGCGATATAAAAATATTTATAGATTGTTTTTGCGAACATTTCTTTCCGATGGAAGTAGAAGTAAAAACAGTTTTATTGATTAATGAAGAAACGGAGCAGTTTAATTTTAGTAAAGAACCTGTATTAGGGTACACAACACGAATATAG
- a CDS encoding TssN family type VI secretion system protein, translating to MIKKHLLDLIDIRLIVFLAIIVGVSLILTMLFRDKVKEFAQQYKRKFYIYISSFVLVYALVGFLGYNKLFIELSDEFLFYQIASLLFGILNVYLYRWYFNEFNKKGDVGIELLFSLLITLYSSVLFIIIYTALNGITLTFLMCSHFLVFIVPTGVYAVFNYMMQIPPKEYVTWKIPERKDPFPEIENVQMKDLLLITLLIQKKESDTKYTSIRSKGPVRIDFGALFYHTVSGYNEHNADSKIELKQDGKNCNWVFFLQPKWYQTAKYVDAKYTLGMNGITENSVIICKRQKKEEIRLPKKQNGDDGFMFEPKTGKKEKEKEAELTN from the coding sequence ATGATTAAGAAGCATTTATTAGACCTTATTGATATCAGGCTTATAGTATTTTTAGCAATAATTGTAGGGGTAAGCCTTATACTTACCATGTTATTCAGAGATAAAGTAAAAGAATTTGCGCAGCAATACAAAAGGAAATTTTATATCTATATTTCCTCTTTTGTTTTAGTATATGCGCTGGTAGGTTTTTTGGGTTACAACAAACTATTTATCGAATTATCAGACGAATTTCTTTTTTATCAAATAGCATCATTGTTATTCGGTATACTGAATGTTTACTTGTACAGATGGTATTTTAACGAGTTTAATAAAAAAGGCGATGTTGGTATAGAATTGTTGTTTTCGCTACTTATAACACTATACTCCAGTGTATTATTTATAATTATTTACACAGCCTTAAACGGGATTACCCTAACCTTTTTAATGTGTTCTCATTTTTTGGTATTTATTGTGCCAACAGGAGTTTATGCGGTTTTTAATTATATGATGCAGATTCCGCCTAAAGAGTATGTTACGTGGAAAATTCCAGAGAGAAAAGATCCTTTCCCAGAGATTGAAAACGTTCAAATGAAGGATTTGCTATTGATCACCCTATTAATTCAGAAGAAAGAAAGCGATACAAAATATACTTCAATAAGATCAAAAGGTCCAGTGAGGATAGATTTTGGTGCTTTGTTTTATCATACTGTTTCTGGATACAATGAACACAATGCAGATAGTAAAATTGAATTAAAACAAGATGGAAAAAATTGCAATTGGGTATTCTTCCTGCAGCCAAAATGGTATCAAACAGCAAAATATGTAGACGCAAAATATACTTTGGGCATGAATGGTATTACCGAGAATTCGGTTATAATCTGTAAAAGACAGAAAAAAGAAGAGATTAGACTGCCTAAAAAACAAAATGGCGATGATGGTTTTATGTTTGAACCTAAAACTGGAAAGAAAGAAAAAGAGAAGGAAGCTGAATTAACTAATTAG
- a CDS encoding LysM peptidoglycan-binding domain-containing protein: MYYLENSDEELVYDKHLTYKVRKGDTLQSVADQLGIDSQELRRYHNIYCPLPDLIEADFKSYLKFVILASEETKAKVKEEVLKKSKKVVFGSDYKIPFLAEKSIKTYKAKYTTEVSSAVDVIEMTIGVKWLATDKNKYHLFEIHREKEIYVNGSPPDSVIQELEAKTAEVLYPLKIVVDEFGKWIDIYNYNEIESRWPKIKKEVLDYYEGEVAETYMEQTEYALENSDTLLESLRSDYFLRTFFNGIHVGYTGVYSFETEVSFPLEKDEESVFKVKQKIDAVLDDNDLIKIEQKGEYVDTGYDVIYGYAPWKGNFNSVYFLNSDSYNIEKLNAHCNIEYDEPIKATIEIELVKKEEN; the protein is encoded by the coding sequence ATGTATTATTTAGAAAACTCAGACGAAGAATTGGTCTACGATAAACATCTTACTTACAAAGTAAGAAAAGGAGATACGCTGCAAAGTGTAGCAGATCAGCTTGGAATCGATTCGCAAGAGCTAAGAAGATATCATAATATATATTGCCCGCTTCCCGATTTGATTGAAGCAGATTTTAAAAGCTATTTGAAATTTGTCATTCTGGCTTCTGAAGAAACAAAGGCTAAAGTAAAAGAGGAAGTACTAAAAAAGTCTAAAAAAGTAGTTTTTGGAAGTGATTACAAAATACCTTTTTTAGCAGAGAAAAGCATCAAGACTTATAAGGCAAAATATACTACTGAGGTAAGCAGTGCAGTTGACGTGATCGAAATGACTATTGGCGTAAAATGGCTCGCGACGGATAAAAACAAATACCATCTCTTTGAAATACATAGAGAAAAAGAAATTTATGTCAATGGTTCACCACCAGATTCTGTAATACAAGAACTTGAAGCAAAGACCGCAGAAGTGCTGTATCCTTTAAAGATTGTAGTTGATGAATTTGGTAAATGGATTGACATTTATAATTACAATGAAATTGAAAGCCGCTGGCCAAAAATAAAGAAGGAAGTTTTAGACTATTATGAAGGAGAAGTAGCAGAAACTTATATGGAACAAACGGAGTATGCTTTAGAAAACTCAGATACTCTATTAGAATCGCTGCGTTCAGATTATTTTTTGAGGACTTTTTTTAATGGGATTCATGTAGGATATACAGGAGTATATTCATTTGAGACTGAAGTATCCTTTCCGCTGGAAAAAGATGAAGAATCGGTTTTTAAAGTAAAGCAGAAAATAGATGCTGTTCTAGACGATAACGATTTAATAAAAATCGAGCAAAAAGGAGAGTATGTAGACACAGGTTACGATGTTATATACGGTTATGCGCCTTGGAAAGGAAATTTTAATTCAGTTTACTTTCTAAATTCTGATTCTTATAATATTGAAAAACTAAATGCACATTGTAATATTGAATACGATGAACCTATAAAAGCAACTATTGAAATTGAGCTTGTAAAGAAAGAAGAAAATTAA
- a CDS encoding DUF4280 domain-containing protein: protein MSEKHVVVQGATLKCKFSVEPKTDTLKVKSQEKHYANDKDAEKKLIATDKEIGQTLEKNTFGKCKMQPNGSGDYLPCQAVINKWSGFYEKVTLSNKGKILLEDSKGTCPIGGPDCITVDKHGQKAELGKQNAKKEKPQVNNQINPLVNTSKFKESLEESDSICK from the coding sequence ATGAGTGAGAAACATGTAGTAGTACAAGGAGCAACATTGAAATGTAAATTCAGTGTAGAACCCAAAACAGATACTTTGAAGGTAAAATCGCAGGAAAAACATTATGCCAACGATAAAGATGCCGAAAAGAAACTGATTGCAACTGATAAAGAAATTGGGCAGACACTAGAGAAAAATACTTTTGGTAAATGCAAAATGCAGCCAAACGGAAGCGGTGATTATCTCCCTTGTCAGGCTGTAATTAATAAATGGAGCGGGTTTTATGAAAAAGTGACGCTGTCTAATAAAGGAAAAATTTTATTAGAAGACAGTAAAGGAACTTGCCCGATTGGAGGACCGGACTGTATCACGGTAGACAAACACGGACAAAAGGCCGAGCTTGGAAAACAGAATGCAAAAAAAGAAAAACCACAGGTAAACAATCAAATTAATCCTTTGGTAAATACATCAAAATTTAAGGAGAGTTTAGAAGAGAGTGATTCTATTTGTAAATAA
- a CDS encoding DUF5675 family protein — protein sequence MSDFKIIGNTDPVVGKEEFYSVNTFLPSILPFQNTASNNSFEQPVKWEIYILENGRWRKTKENDKTGKRVSYTFLQKSLERKGIRILARRGEDVARLNIKTHPAETPKIESIELLDKAGKKPTAPLSYGQTLKARVHCLHMEKRKVSVTLWEDDAAGAGHNKANEKNILQTLSGIVKDGKADVDFVLRPSFAKIADKSKDEGKIHEYYVTTDFDNEKLASKNVNVNDLETPVAPVKKKIPLQQPAQTKPPLQQPKANTPVTNGTGKAKSEITKVHITDAAGRPIVGLFKEKQIKVWIDSVGLIGNQIRFRLYEHDVISNDILIDQKFTITSNIFPVDVFLNRILKSKGDDIGEGAEQELFADVEVVTDPKQSKHSGKIDVDAKVFKPDPVDVTNKVAKVGEGDKNDKEDKGNVVCQKCIDPVTVKQLQDLFPKADKETLKTIAETYTKHMKALKMNTCWNKAHFFAQAMVESGKSFKLKEGEGMNYLADDLYLGRWNPKKKKYVTIFSYFKTRKEEAYKYGRIEEIKNGKKIITQVADQKAIANRVYANRVGNKGIESGDGWNFRGKGCIQLTGRTNYENANKYTLKYENADILKNSDLVAKDIKIAVLSSMAYFDMYGVNKKANKCKDVKNKIAPMIGNDVQLQDGKTNHGEKQEAFDDFTSKTFTISNCKYGSSENKEEKKETGKGVTIRLVRKWQTKKSTIGEFTIDDSDIKGYILEEKGPDTTVSGIEQRVPVGTYNLKWHNGTKKKGVLKLYNSDVSESRAILIHSGNTAADTEGCLLPGSSKSTDFVGGSQAKVKEINDYVKEKGVEGAKIIITAKYE from the coding sequence ATGTCAGATTTTAAAATAATTGGAAATACGGATCCTGTTGTAGGTAAAGAAGAGTTTTATTCAGTAAATACTTTTTTACCAAGCATTCTGCCTTTTCAAAACACAGCTTCAAACAATAGTTTTGAACAGCCTGTAAAATGGGAAATTTACATTCTAGAAAATGGAAGATGGCGGAAAACAAAAGAAAATGATAAAACAGGAAAACGAGTTTCGTATACCTTTCTTCAAAAAAGTTTAGAGAGAAAAGGAATTCGTATTCTGGCAAGAAGAGGAGAAGATGTGGCACGCCTCAATATAAAAACACATCCAGCCGAGACTCCCAAAATTGAAAGTATAGAATTGCTGGATAAAGCAGGAAAAAAGCCAACAGCACCGCTTTCTTACGGACAGACTCTTAAAGCAAGAGTACATTGTCTGCATATGGAAAAACGCAAAGTATCTGTAACCCTTTGGGAAGATGATGCCGCTGGAGCAGGGCACAATAAAGCAAATGAAAAAAATATATTGCAAACGCTTTCTGGAATAGTTAAAGACGGAAAAGCGGATGTCGATTTTGTATTACGACCAAGTTTTGCAAAAATTGCCGATAAGAGTAAAGACGAGGGTAAAATACACGAATATTATGTTACTACCGATTTTGATAACGAAAAATTAGCTAGTAAAAATGTGAATGTAAATGACCTGGAAACACCTGTAGCGCCTGTTAAAAAGAAAATACCATTACAGCAGCCGGCACAAACTAAACCGCCTTTGCAGCAGCCAAAAGCAAATACACCAGTTACAAATGGAACTGGAAAAGCTAAAAGCGAAATTACAAAAGTTCATATTACAGATGCAGCAGGACGTCCTATTGTTGGACTTTTTAAAGAAAAACAAATAAAAGTTTGGATTGATTCTGTAGGATTAATAGGCAACCAAATACGATTTAGATTATATGAGCATGATGTTATAAGCAATGATATATTAATAGATCAAAAGTTCACAATTACCAGCAATATTTTTCCCGTAGATGTTTTTCTCAATCGAATATTAAAAAGTAAAGGAGATGACATAGGAGAAGGAGCAGAGCAAGAATTGTTTGCGGATGTAGAGGTAGTAACAGACCCAAAACAAAGCAAACATAGCGGCAAAATAGATGTAGATGCAAAAGTGTTTAAACCAGACCCTGTTGATGTTACTAATAAAGTTGCAAAGGTTGGTGAGGGAGATAAGAATGATAAGGAGGATAAAGGCAACGTAGTTTGTCAAAAATGTATTGATCCAGTAACTGTAAAACAGCTTCAAGATTTATTTCCAAAGGCAGACAAAGAAACTTTAAAAACCATTGCGGAAACATATACAAAACATATGAAAGCATTAAAAATGAATACTTGTTGGAATAAGGCTCATTTTTTTGCACAGGCGATGGTTGAAAGTGGAAAAAGCTTTAAATTAAAGGAAGGTGAAGGTATGAATTATTTGGCTGATGATTTGTATCTCGGAAGATGGAATCCCAAAAAGAAAAAGTATGTTACGATATTTTCATATTTTAAGACAAGGAAAGAGGAGGCTTATAAGTATGGTAGAATTGAAGAAATAAAGAATGGTAAAAAGATAATTACCCAAGTAGCTGATCAAAAAGCGATTGCAAATCGTGTTTATGCTAATAGAGTTGGAAATAAAGGGATTGAATCAGGAGATGGATGGAATTTTAGAGGAAAAGGATGTATTCAATTAACAGGTAGAACTAATTATGAAAATGCAAATAAATATACTTTAAAGTATGAAAATGCAGATATACTTAAGAATTCAGATCTAGTTGCAAAAGATATTAAAATTGCGGTTTTATCATCAATGGCATATTTTGATATGTATGGAGTCAATAAAAAAGCAAACAAATGTAAGGATGTTAAAAACAAAATTGCTCCGATGATCGGAAATGATGTGCAACTTCAAGATGGAAAAACTAATCATGGAGAAAAACAAGAAGCTTTTGATGATTTTACTTCTAAGACCTTTACTATATCTAATTGTAAATATGGAAGTTCAGAAAATAAAGAAGAAAAGAAAGAGACAGGAAAAGGTGTTACAATTAGGTTGGTGAGAAAATGGCAAACAAAAAAATCGACTATTGGGGAATTTACTATTGATGATTCTGATATTAAAGGATATATATTGGAAGAAAAGGGGCCAGATACAACAGTTTCGGGTATAGAGCAAAGAGTTCCTGTGGGCACTTATAATTTAAAATGGCATAATGGAACTAAGAAAAAAGGAGTCTTAAAATTATATAATAGTGATGTATCTGAAAGTAGAGCTATTTTAATACATTCTGGAAATACAGCGGCAGATACTGAAGGTTGCTTATTACCAGGAAGTTCAAAATCTACAGATTTTGTCGGAGGTAGTCAGGCAAAAGTTAAAGAAATAAATGATTATGTTAAGGAGAAAGGCGTTGAAGGAGCAAAAATTATTATAACAGCAAAGTATGAATAA
- a CDS encoding SH3 domain-containing protein, with protein MNKYFIIFLLIATCNINAQNNFNVRQLQEGYNAKNKKIFIDNFPNNFKDFKLIFGWNDKLDKPNALYNEANDFIKYFFELSSNNDNCKKMIMKIACQAKWEADAVNYFHMNLVLLVENDENFDKMLQTLEDKDLNEFWRFYFDIENLIYSQKLYTILNAFMKEKAMYAFNILKKERSNYTDKHGKLYKYQIFDKDGYCNLRKNGNSKSDVIEKIENNEIVNVLDSSEDWWFIQTNKGLVGFVHKSRIKVKN; from the coding sequence ATGAATAAATATTTTATAATCTTTTTATTAATTGCAACATGCAATATAAATGCACAGAATAATTTTAATGTCCGCCAACTTCAAGAGGGATATAATGCTAAAAACAAAAAAATATTTATAGATAATTTCCCTAATAATTTTAAGGATTTTAAATTAATTTTTGGTTGGAACGATAAATTAGATAAGCCAAATGCATTATATAATGAAGCAAATGATTTTATAAAATATTTTTTTGAATTATCATCTAATAATGATAATTGCAAAAAAATGATAATGAAAATTGCATGTCAAGCGAAGTGGGAAGCTGACGCTGTTAATTATTTTCATATGAATCTAGTTTTGTTAGTTGAGAATGATGAAAATTTTGATAAAATGTTGCAAACATTGGAGGATAAAGATTTGAATGAATTTTGGCGTTTTTATTTTGATATTGAAAACTTAATTTATTCACAAAAACTATATACTATACTTAATGCTTTTATGAAAGAAAAAGCAATGTATGCTTTCAATATATTAAAAAAAGAAAGGAGTAATTATACTGATAAACATGGAAAATTATATAAATATCAAATTTTTGATAAAGATGGTTATTGTAATTTAAGGAAAAATGGTAATTCTAAATCTGATGTTATTGAAAAAATAGAAAATAATGAAATTGTAAATGTTTTAGATAGTTCAGAAGATTGGTGGTTTATCCAAACGAATAAAGGATTAGTAGGATTTGTACATAAAAGTAGAATTAAAGTTAAAAATTGA